Sequence from the Nasonia vitripennis strain AsymCx chromosome 5, Nvit_psr_1.1, whole genome shotgun sequence genome:
ACGGAATAAATCTGCTAACTCATGCTTTGCAGCATCATCAGGTATGAAAAAGACGTGCTTATGATCTGCAAATAATTGACATTTATGTGATTCGTATAGAATTGCTATGATAAAGCGTATCTATTGCTTACTGATGCCATCCTTGCATGTCCTATTGGAAAAAAGCCATATGCTGTACAGTAGAATGGACTTTGCGATTTCATCATAATCATTCGAAGATAAAATCCCAGCTTATGATTCTTTTCAGTCCATTTACAGTTGTAGACCGATTCCGCGATTGCACTTGTCTGTTTgggtataatatttttcttcagcTTCGAATgtctattttttaaattgtttacaTCGGTTAAAATGTGTGTTTCAAAATACCTGATTCGTGAGCGTTTCTGCAAAGCTGCAATAAAATAGTATCTGAAGAAATAAAACCAGTACCAGATTGGCGTGAAGAGCTGCTCTGGCATAATTTCCTTCTGCATTCATCTTTtagaaaagtgaaaaattgattatagTTTTTGCTTCTATGAtattgaaacttttttctcttaCCGCTTTAGTTTCAAATATGTTCACGCAAATGTTTAGTGCTGACAGCAGTACGGTTGTCAATATAACTGGACTGAAAATGTCTTCTATGAGTCTGCAAACTCTGATGAACATACGTTGAACCATTTATGAgaaatttaaagtatatttcattttcatacgaaaaactaattttgaaataccttAGAAGGCATTGGTGTCTTCTGATGATTATCAAAATCTTAGCTTTCAAACGGTGTTCTACGGTTTCATGGTTAATCAAGGCGCCTATGTCATAATGCAGTATCTAGATACGATGACTCTCGATTTAAATTCATATGAGAAATAATTGTTGTCTATGCCGTACACGTGATGGCACAATACCTTCAACTGTATCGAGGTGTGAGTCGTTATTTGAGCAAATAGAGTATCGCAAGTAACCCAGTGCATCGCAGATATAAGAAGTATATAGCCTTCTTCGGTtagaacaaagaaaaaaagcggcacgttttttatttcaaatggGTATCTCAAGAGGAAAAttctttttgaaaaggccagagtGTAGTTGTTGGCATCTCGAATGAAATAGTGGTACACGAAATTGCTATGctcatttaatttattttttaatgcgtTAAAACTTAATTACCGTTTATTAAgagtaaaaatttaatactaTACTCACTCACTGGATCGGTGGCAAAGCAAAACCGGCTATTCCGGTTATTATAAATCCAAGGTACCATCTGCTGAAATTTAAGGTGttgcgagcttttttcatgatttcCATCTTGCAATGTTGGTTTGGCCTGTGCTTTGCCCAAAGAATTGAAACTTCGTCTAAGGCAGTCTGTATACTTGCTACTGCAGTCGCCATACGTAAACTCTATACGCATTGGTAATCACGATGTATAcgttatttttcatgtatacCCATACAAATTTGAGTTTACATACCTTGCCGATGCAGAGTATATTTGAAAACAATTCACTGCAAATCTGAACGGCCAAGTGTTCTTCGTGGTTTCTCAAAACAAATGCTATGAAAGTTATTTCCAAAGCTGCTATAGTCAACGACACTACGTTGGTCATGAAAATCGGCAAGATTTGCATGAACTTCGACTTTTTGATCGGCCGGTCGTTGTTCAGGTTAAATTCCAATCCGATGAACGACAGCATCTTGAGATTCAAGCCTAGATATTCTCGAATGTCGTTGTTCTGCGGGGGGTGATTAACTGTTTCATGCAAAAGCGTCATTATCAAAATGAACGTATACAGCACACCTACTCTCAGACCTCGTCCTACGACGACTCGATAGGCACTAGTTTACGAGCTTCTTACTGAGCCTATCGGCGcatcattattaatatattactGAATATTCAATGGGCTTCGAGTAAACCTACTCATTACCGGATCTACTTCCCTTGCAAGTTTcgcactttttttttctttctaccTAGTTTAGTTCTATAACTACGTCCTACCATAGTTTTCCTTCTGTAGACCGATACGCTGGATGCCCGCCCTTTTTCATCATTCAGTAACCTATACGTACATTTGATCATTCTAAGCATTGTGTTTTTCTGTGCTCATGTACTAGCaggaaaaaaatagagacgtAGTTTTATGGGGGCGTATTGTTTAGAAACTTTTATGCGACCATGTTATAGAAAGACGGATACttgttttcttcttaattttttttttcacgataATGACACACACGATCAAACTACAGTAGTTTTCTTCGATAGaaattgttacattttattattttgcagAACTAAGTTTTTGTCCACTATAATAACGATGCATGCGAACAAAGTTTTGTCCGCATAAGTCCGGTATCtccaaaataaattattaacaaaGATGAGTAGTAGTAGCAAAATAAGCTCGAGAATCATGAACCGTCTTATAAAGAGCGATCAGTAGTATTTCCGATGTCGTACCGCAAGGAACTAATCCAGTGCTCGAATGATCGTCGAGTCGGGTGTCTTCCCATTATCAATCATCAAGTATAAGTGAGTACCTCTTGTACAACGAACAACCTCGTTCGACCTCGAAACAATCCAGGACGATTTGCATAAAAATATACCATCACTATAAATCTCCTCCGCAGCACAACAGTGTCAACTAAACAATATTCCTCGTTAATTTGTCACACCGGCGACCAGCGACTCATCTGTTGAAACGATCAACTTCGCGGACATACCCTCGCCGCAGTCGGGCGAATAATCAAAATCTCTTCTCCCGCAGCGCAGACGCGGGAAGAAAAGCACGATACAAGGACGAGGCGAGAGCAGCGCCGAGTTCTGGCGACTCATCCCGAATCGGCCCTCGAAAAATGAGCCTCGCGGTCatccgcttcttcttcttcgtcttcttctcccCCTCGAACGGCACACGTACGCGCATAGTCGGTGGGCTTTGCGCCGCATGCCATACGATTTCTTCGTGTGTGCAAAAGGAGTCTCGCGATCGCGCGGAGAAAAATGACGCGCCTGCGATCCATTTAGGCCGtttgacacgctgtaattcttGCTTCGGTGCCGGGCTATTTTTTACGACGGGTTTCGCCCCGCTGGAATGTTTGCTTTGCGATTAGTTGAGCTTATTATTTTGGAGGGCGATAcaaatcgttaaaaattgattagCAATGTTTTTTGTCTTATCCGAGCATTTGAAAAATGGGTGACGCACTTGTTTACCGATGCAGAGGGTGATAACGGATTCCTCGGAATTCCAGCGTGTTCGCTTGCTCGATATTATTGAAAGGAAGTGGGTTATCGGCAAAAATCGGCTCGGCGCGCCCGAGGCCGAATCTCCGTGTATCCGCGGAACATCGGCTGCAGATCGAACGGTACCCGGGCTATCTCCGATACCGGCCCGAAGAATGCCGATTCCAGATTAAGTTTTCGCAAGCCGCTTGTACAGATATAGTGTCCCGTTTATCTCTCGGCATTATTGACACGCGtcgattattgaaaaattaaatcccTCCCGTTTCTCGCGGGTCATTAATCTCACAGACGTCGCGACCGTTTCAGCAGCGTAcaggtgcagcagcagc
This genomic interval carries:
- the Or286 gene encoding odorant receptor 286 produces the protein MTLLHETVNHPPQNNDIREYLGLNLKMLSFIGLEFNLNNDRPIKKSKFMQILPIFMTNVVSLTIAALEITFIAFVLRNHEEHLAVQICSELFSNILCIGKSLRMATAVASIQTALDEVSILWAKHRPNQHCKMEIMKKARNTLNFSRWYLGFIITGIAGFALPPIHNFVYHYFIRDANNYTLAFSKRIFLLRYPFEIKNVPLFFFVLTEEGYILLISAMHWVTCDTLFAQITTHTSIQLKILHYDIGALINHETVEHRLKAKILIIIRRHQCLLRVCRLIEDIFSPVILTTVLLSALNICVNIFETKAMNAEGNYARAALHANLVLVLFLQILFYCSFAETLTNQTSAIAESVYNCKWTEKNHKLGFYLRMIMMKSQSPFYCTAYGFFPIGHARMASIISTSFSYLMMLQSMS